One genomic window of Bacillus mycoides includes the following:
- a CDS encoding GNAT family N-acetyltransferase: protein MNNSINYTIEHPTDFNGLLALYESLGWNSLKLTVNELEQMCKQSWHVIYVFDDKKLVGMGRVISDGVITGIICGVGVLPKYQSSGIGKEIVKRLIQHCEHNKVIPQLMCVENLQSYYESIGFEAFSIGMKKHIIR from the coding sequence ATGAATAATAGTATAAATTACACAATTGAACATCCAACGGATTTCAATGGATTATTAGCCTTATATGAATCTTTAGGATGGAATTCTCTTAAATTAACGGTTAATGAATTGGAACAAATGTGTAAACAAAGTTGGCATGTAATTTATGTTTTTGATGATAAGAAGTTAGTAGGGATGGGGCGTGTTATATCAGATGGAGTAATAACAGGCATTATTTGTGGAGTAGGTGTATTGCCAAAGTATCAGTCTAGTGGCATTGGGAAAGAAATAGTGAAACGATTAATACAGCATTGTGAACACAATAAGGTTATTCCGCAACTTATGTGTGTAGAAAATTTGCAATCTTACTATGAATCTATTGGGTTTGAGGCATTCTCAATTGGGATGAAAAAACATATTATAAGATAG
- a CDS encoding MBL fold metallo-hydrolase, whose translation MEIAKGVEMLHLEFQGYIIHPILLWDDEMAVLIDTGFPGQIEDIQVEMDKVGVSFGKLKVVILTHQDIDHIGSLPELLQNCGSNITVYAHELDKPYIEGELPLLKDAQVQNPPKGKVDDTLIDGQELSYCGGILIIHTPGHTPGHISLYLRQSKTLIAGDSMYSVNGILGGIHAPTTLDVKEAHQSLKKYLDLDIESVVCYHGGLSKGEINEQIQRL comes from the coding sequence ATGGAGATTGCTAAAGGAGTAGAGATGTTACATCTTGAATTCCAAGGGTATATTATTCACCCAATTCTTTTATGGGATGATGAAATGGCAGTTTTAATAGATACTGGATTTCCTGGACAAATTGAAGATATACAAGTAGAAATGGATAAGGTTGGAGTATCGTTTGGTAAACTAAAAGTCGTGATTTTGACGCATCAGGATATAGATCATATAGGTAGTCTTCCTGAACTATTACAAAACTGTGGAAGTAATATAACAGTCTATGCTCACGAGCTAGACAAGCCATATATCGAGGGGGAGTTACCCTTATTGAAGGATGCACAAGTACAGAATCCTCCGAAAGGAAAAGTGGATGATACTTTGATTGACGGTCAAGAACTTTCCTATTGCGGTGGTATTCTTATTATTCATACCCCAGGGCACACTCCTGGTCATATTAGTTTATATTTGAGACAAAGTAAAACTCTTATCGCTGGGGATTCAATGTATAGCGTAAACGGAATTTTAGGGGGAATTCATGCCCCGACTACTTTGGATGTAAAGGAAGCACACCAGTCTTTGAAAAAGTATTTAGATTTAGATATAGAATCCGTAGTTTGTTATCACGGTGGATTAAGTAAGGGGGAAATTAATGAGCAAATTCAAAGATTATAG